The proteins below come from a single Pichia kudriavzevii chromosome 2, complete sequence genomic window:
- a CDS encoding uncharacterized protein (PKUD0B11400; similar to Saccharomyces cerevisiae YLR430W (SEN1); ancestral locus Anc_4.310) produces the protein MSLTSSSDSIVSRINKTYTVDDPALQESVVEEAMNYYLSIRESNDPINNNTNENKLIKDHLFCCSDSSSTIVSFLVVVLAGFAVDFNNEQFIPIRTCINNCTDCLLSYHRKRALIRKNFLLEKMVPYNQIQSTMEKPTIWEADNLYSQIEKSIDNKLENEELKKLLTRIFFECLLNPSILRYHDKLKIYFNHCLQFLDDSHDLLVSKGLKIYPGLVYLLFSDDENQRNWAISKLPYNKEDKIYYKDSDFDPLFIEEYEIHFFNIQKPDFFTDERSIQFWTNLIPLIRFSSVDTIRSTIMEPFSCASYRDDKRIRIVPLYQVFINHVFSYLKTPLPFLLRFLGVSLEKFKIQLFEFIKPHNYMSFFDMAFNNPTYKKYLQELPPETFPSSLSQLDTSRNPLFIDLVKWMEICSHILNDSSKCQFAIAMFGFLADFITDSNCGKFIGTYIMENMIQQLSLKNTVFQSDRLGVELSYKASARSLLDKKCIVLFDSINIKFLKSKAIKLIKTCLIYDIESYSYYSNKLNLNEPLLTPEFNNALWNLLQVKVTSNSNIALNVFSAFSNIINVYMIDIPYKKTKLISERKEESVVKGISSDCNRHNKIIESFATSVENVLNKLSEYITSTHMKSIINDNDASLGFWSLLLSPIDRIYSSAVALMSETFDVDDRLEAFKECLKLNIHLTLDAFKAQITKYTRLQLFLPTQRTVKILMDFMNALFNPMNGIIVSSKIELTLDLKTSIVEFWIDVWGFLGMIFKNIFDWSITYERLKVTLAKEISDKITSDLLNFTRDVLDLSHLVLNGMKIIVSLLETQNYTSTDIKLIKETLLKPIVVTLGNLFKWLRLSDSALLISCVDLITKILDLSCEVSMQLSEELLTVLVKLCLRAKKFNNKMNIEQTGELLLRARAIDSKLVENVSFAVEEEKKSKSQPPPTDTKSELQYTSRKQQNTLSGFLKPYVRENVPSFNPPKRMSKLEIAQAKLAEKRKMEAKEPAPARPSGFNIKKKIVNISDSESDHDSDNETQDGNLFTKEQVVAKMKKTKAALQSLQAPRFNSSNTQSMKQIELMQKKKQEELMRLRLNVDTTPLYKTILSWSYNNDKELPSDYDESKYKPITDKFESVKDYRKTFEPLLLLECWQSIQRAKQVGSEIPFRLTIGSRSATDSFFDIYTSVKKEVVNETRCFGDNDLIVLMMVDNLPPEEDNRGIPRKLVEKCTVNCFAKVKEIKNTNGPYADVVLRVSSDNKVVHKISPSMELVGLKVNTMTTLEREFSSLYGLQYYDLSNEIIQAVPDPVETPDEKKINKLKDVYDVNDSQAKAISGTVQGQGFSLIQGPPGTGKTKTILGVIGYFLTQEDKNVHRVLAPGVKANISTSKASTGSVDNKRKILICAPSNAAVDELVLRIRNGIKNSKGETFKPNVVRLGKSDAINEQVKDLTLEEQVDAQLSKIKNNDDSSIRAEHRACIVERDELRKKLESNSLTETEISKAEMRLQEVLTKRRELGKRLDEMREQRAVNYRNREIERRNIQFKILNNAQVVCSTLSGSAHDVLAGMSLTFETVVIDEAAQCIELSAIIPLRYGCKKCIMVGDPNQLPPTVLSQKAASFKYEQSLFVRMQNNHKDSVYLLDVQYRMHPEISAFPSREFYTSKLKDGPNMKLLTERPWHEIEEYGPYRFFNLRGRQNINDKTKSLYNTTECKVILEIIESLYRKFPNIDWSNKIGVISPYKEQVRLLKKTFVDKYGFLITKQIDFNTVDGFQGQEKDIIIFSCVRAENNTGVGFLADIRRMNVALTRARSSLWIVGSVDALVSNKTWRDLFEDANKRNLVTQAYVGFTKNIRIGEGNANSSQTPNTQNITRAGANKKTISHHDNAKKRTISDDGKKIGHSDNPDFSKMRKISKTSNPLPVKKYSGQISANKMTKISQPKSSGVILPRAPNGAPSGLVKISDKKKYPTKPSGRK, from the coding sequence ATGTCTTTGACCAGCTCTTCGGACAGTATTGTCAGCAGGATCAACAAGACCTACACGGTCGATGATCCAGCATTGCAAGAgtctgttgttgaagaagcaatGAATTATTATCTCTCAATTAGAGAATCGAATGATCCAATTAATAACAACaccaatgaaaataaattgattAAAGACCATCTCTTTTGTTGCTCAGACTCTTCCTCTACAATTGTATCCTTTTTAGTTGTAGTTCTTGCTGGATTTGCTGTTGATTTTAATAATGAACAATTCATACCTATTCGTACCTGTATAAATAACTGTACTGACTGCTTGTTATCATACCATAGGAAAAGGGCATTAATAAGAAAGAATTTTTTGCTGGAGAAAATGGTACCTTataatcaaattcaatCGACTATGGAGAAACCAACTATCTGGGAAGCTGATAACCTATATTCAcagattgaaaaatcaattgataataaattagaaaatgaagaattgaaaaagttgttgacTAGGATCTTCTTTGAGTGTCTACTGAATCCGTCGATTTTAAGGTATCATGATAAACTAAAGATTTACTTCAACCACTGTTTACAATTCTTGGACGATTCCCATGATTTATTAGTTTCAAAAGGCTTGAAAATTTATCCCGGTTTGGTGtatttgttattttctgATGACgaaaaccaaagaaacTGGGCAATATCAAAATTACCTTAtaataaagaagataaGATTTACTACAAAGATAGTGACTTTGATCCATTGTTCATCGAAGAATACGAGATTCATTTTTTTAACATTCAAAAGCCAGATTTTTTCACTGATGAAAGAtcaattcaattttggacAAATTTAATACCTCTTATCAGGTTTTCATCAGTTGATACGATTAGAAGCACCATAATGGAACCTTTTTCCTGTGCTTCTTATAGAGATGACAAAAGAATCAGAATTGTTCCACTCTATCAAGTTTTCATCAACCATGTTTTTTCCTACCTGAAAACCCCacttccttttttattGAGGTTTTTAGGGGTATCTCtggaaaaattcaaaattcaGTTATTCGAATTCATCAAACCTCACAATTACATGAGTTTCTTCGATATGGCCTTCAATAACCCAACCTATAAAAAATACTTACAAGAGCTACCGCCTGAAACATTTCCCTCTTCATTATCTCAATTAGATACATCAAGAAATCCGCtgtttattgatttggTCAAGTGGATGGAAATATGTTCTCACATACTTAATGATTCAAGTAAGTGTCAGTTTGCTATTGCAATGTTTGGCTTTTTAGCTGACTTCATCACTGATTCAAATTGTGGAAAGTTTATTGGGACCTACATAATGGAAAACATGATTCAACAgctttctttgaaaaatacagtTTTCCAGAGCGATAGATTAGGTGTCGAGTTATCTTATAAAGCAAGTGCAAGATCACTACTTGATAAAAAATGtattgttttgtttgattcgatcaacatcaaatttttaaaatcaaaagcGATAAAACTAATCAAGACGTGCTTGATTTATGATATCGAATCCTACTCTTATTACTCAAACAAACTAAATTTAAATGAGCCACTACTTACTCCTGAATTCAACAATGCTTTATGGAATTTATTACAAGTTAAGGTCACCTCCAATTCAAATATAGCCTTAAATGTTTTCTCcgctttttcaaatattatCAATGTTTATATGATTGATATTCCTTATAAGAAAACAAAGCTAATATCcgaaagaaaagaagagagtGTTGTAAAGGGCATATCATCCGATTGTAATAGGCAtaacaaaattattgaaagcTTTGCTACATCTGTGgaaaatgttttgaataaaCTTTCAGAATATATAACTTCGACTCATATGAAGTCAATTATCAATGACAACGACGCCTCCCTAGGGTTTTGGTCTCTTTTATTGTCACCAATTGACAGAATTTACTCATCAGCCGTGGCATTAATGTCAGAAAcatttgatgttgatgacaGACTTGAGGCTTTTAAAGAGTGCTTAAAATTAAACATACACTTAACACTAGATGCTTTTAAAGCTCAGATTACAAAATACACACGCTTGCAATTATTTTTACCCACTCAGAGAACCGTAAAAATTTTGATGGATTTTATGAATGCATTATTCAATCCAATGAATGGTATAATTGTTTCGTCGAAAATCGAACTAACCCTTGACCTAAAAACGTCGATAGTTGAATTTTGGATTGATGTATGGGGATTCCTAGGAATgattttcaagaatatTTTTGACTGGTCAATCACTTATGAACGACTCAAGGTTACTTTAGCCAAGGAAATATCAGATAAAATTACGTCAGATTTGTTAAATTTCACCAGAGATGTGCTAGATTTGTCTCATTTAGTTCTCAATGGTATGAAAATCATAGTTTCTCTTCTAGAAACACAAAATTACACAAGTACCGACATCAAAttaatcaaagaaacactTTTGAAACCAATTGTAGTTACATTAGGTAATCTATTTAAATGGTTGCGTCTATCTGATAGTGCTTTATTGATCAGTTGTGTTGACTTAATTACTAAGATTTTAGACTTATCATGTGAAGTGAGCATGCAATTAAGTGAGGAATTACTCACTGTTCTCGTCAAATTATGCCTTAGAGCTAAAAAGTTCAATAATAAGATGAATATAGAACAGACTGGTGAGCTTTTATTGCGTGCAAGAGCCATTGATTCTAAATTAGTGGAGAATGTTTCATTTGCcgttgaagaggaaaagaaaagtaaatCGCAACCACCTCCTACAGATACTAAATCTGAATTACAATACACTTCAAGGAAGCAACAAAATACACTTTCAGGCTTTTTAAAACCATATGTCAGAGAGAATGTGCCATCTTTTAATCCTCCGAAAAGAATGTCTAAATTGGAGATTGCACAGGCTAAATTGGCcgaaaaaagaaagatggAAGCAAAGGAGCCTGCACCTGCAAGGCCATCAGgattcaacatcaaaaagaaaatagtCAACATTTCAGATAGTGAATCTGACCACGATTCAGATAATGAAACCCAAGATGGTAATTTGTTCACGAAGGAACAAGTAGTTGctaaaatgaaaaaaactaaagCAGCTTTGCAATCATTACAAGCTCCAAGGTTTAATTCCAGCAATACACAAAGTATGAAACAGATAGAATTAAtgcaaaagaagaagcaggAGGAGTTGATGAGGTTGAGGTTAAACGTCGACACTACTCCTCTTTATAAAACCATTTTGTCATGGTCATATAATAATGACAAGGAGTTACCTTCTGATTATGATGAATCCAAGTATAAGCCGATCACagacaaatttgaaagtgTGAAGGATTATAGGAAAACTTTTGAGCCTTTATTGTTGCTCGAATGTTGGCAATCAATCCAAAGGGCCAAGCAAGTTGGTTCGGAAATTCCCTTTAGATTAACTATTGGTTCCAGATCCGCCACGGACTCCTTTTTTGATATTTATACATCCGTGAAAAAGGAAGTCGTTAATGAAACAAGATGTTTTGGTGATAATGATCTAATTGTTCTTATGATGGTTGATAACTTACCACCAGAGGAAGATAACAGAGGTATACCGAGAAAGTTGGTGGAGAAGTGTACTGTCAACTGTTTTGCTAAGGttaaagaaattaaaaatacAAACGGGCCATATGCGGATGTTGTTTTGAGGGTATCATCTGACAATAAAGTTGTTCATAAAATATCACCAAGTATGGAACTGGTTGGATTGAAAGTTAATACAATGACTACCTTAGAAAGAGAGTTTTCATCTTTATATGGTTTACAGTACTATGACTTGAGTAATGAGATTATCCAAGCTGTTCCTGATCCCGTTGAAACTCCAGACGAGAAAAAGATAAATAAATTAAAGGATGTATACGATGTCAACGATTCCCAAGCAAAAGCCATTTCGGGTACAGTTCAAGGGCAAGGGTTTTCACTAATTCAAGGTCCTCCGGGTACAGGTAAGACAAAAACAATTCTTGGTGTCATTGGTTATTTTCTCACTCAAGAGGATAAAAATGTACATCGAGTACTGGCTCCTGGTGTGAAGGCAAATAtctcaacttcaaaagcATCAACAGGTTCAGTTGATAATAAGAGAAAAATTCTAATATGTGCACCTTCTAATGCAgctgttgatgaattggtGCTTAGAATCAGAAATGGGATAAAGAATTCCAAAGGTGAAACTTTCAAACCGAATGTTGTTAGACTAGGTAAGTCAGATGCCATCAATGAACAAGTTAAGGATTTAACCTTGGAGGAACAAGTTGATGCACAATTATCGAAGATAAAGAATAATGATGACTCTAGTATTAGGGCAGAGCATAGAGCTTGTATTGTTGAACGTGATGAATTAAGAAAGAAACTCGAGTCTAACAGTCTCACAGAAACTGAGATTTCGAAGGCTGAAATGAGATTACAAGAAGTTCTGACAAAGCGTAGAGAGCTGGGTAAAAGGCTAGATGAGATGAGAGAGCAAAGGGCTGTAAATTATCGTAatagagaaattgaaagaaggAATatacaattcaaaattttgaacAATGCACAAGTTGTTTGTTCTACCCTTTCAGGATCAGCTCATGATGTTTTAGCGGGTATGTCTTTGACTTTTGAAACTGTGGTTATTGACGAAGCTGCTCAGTGTATCGAATTGAGTGCCATCATTCCTTTGAGATATGGTTGCAAGAAATGTATTATGGTTGGTGACCCTAACCAATTACCTCCAACTGTTTTATCTCAAAAAGCAGCTTCATTCAAATACGAGCAATCACTATTTGTCAGAATGCAAAACAACCATAAAGATTCAGTTTATTTGTTAGATGTGCAATACCGTATGCATCCAGAAATTTCGGCATTTCCATCCAGGGAATTCTATACCTCAAAGTTAAAGGATGGTCCAAACATGAAGCTACTGACAGAAAGGCCATGGCATGAGATCGAGGAATATGGACCTTatagatttttcaatttgaggGGTAGGCAAAATATTAACGATAAAACAAAATCGTTGTATAATACAACTGAATGCAAAGTCATCCTTGAGATCATTGAGAGTTTGTACAGAAAATTCCCCAATATTGATTGGTCTAACAAAATCGGGGTTATTTCTCCATATAAAGAACAGGTGAGgcttttgaagaaaactttCGTAGATAAATATGGCTTCTTGATAACTAAGCagattgatttcaacacGGTTGACGGTTTTCAAGGTCAAGAGAAAgacattattattttttcatgtgTTAGAGCGGAAAATAATACCGGTGTTGGGTTCTTAGCTGATATAAGAAGAATGAATGTTGCATTGACAAGAGCAAGGTCTTCATTGTGGATTGTAGGTTCTGTTGATGCGTTAGTTTCCAATAAAACTTGGagagatttatttgaagatgctAATAAAAGAAATCTGGTTACGCAAGCCTATGTCGGTTTCACTAAAAACATAAGGATTGGTGAGGGAAACGCAAATTCCAGTCAGACTCCAAATACACAAAATATAACAAGAGCAGGTGCAAACAAGAAGACGATTTCTCATCATGACAATGCCAAAAAAAGGACTATTTCTGATGATGGTAAAAAGATTGGACATTCAGATAATccagatttttcaaagatgagaAAAATTTCTAAAACATCGAATCCCTTACCCGTGAAGAAATATAGTGGACAAATATCAGCTAATAAAATGACAAAAATTTCACAGCCGAAGTCTTCTGGTGTTATCCTTCCAAGGGCACCTAATGGTGCTCCATCGGGTCTAGTGAAGATAAGtgataagaaaaaatatcCTACGAAGCCTTCTGgtagaaaataa
- a CDS encoding uncharacterized protein (PKUD0B11410), producing MLSSIMQYVTMKKRNLEATTESEDSHERLLGDKSNATGFIPMLPMHNDTILFLKGQAEMILHKSLPQLVDSHEKYIKSGNNLLDVTRKEIIRMLGELSRTYDALGEIYQSEKKSKLEKYDMFLVWIKRKHDINQDINEIIDSSPEGETYSSLLKESKELSYEIDRMERELLHLRKKRKLVNQQLLETKSLLDIKLNKHYNELETLEQKEVLEISFLYKEKLLVSKDMSDVEVFKKLKTQITSLDTLISKTADTQLMFDQAEAYFTDIFEVIKKMENSIQTFINESKLDNIGHVLSTNRDYLIERYAAIVKIEMPGIAIIMKNEIKAIEKAMSILNINFVAYNFDSSSKDFALSQLKLSEDSTEHYPSIPASNTPPSDSNKRFNSTSKSKTLAGSPPPVITAATTTTTTTTATTTAASKPSKSNLNIMGFKSAKVNKYNQLLNEIKSSKGEKTD from the coding sequence ATGCTATCTTCCATAATGCAGTATGTCActatgaaaaaaagaaacctGGAGGCAACAACGGAATCGGAGGATTCACATGAAAGGTTGCTAGGAGATAAATCTAATGCCACCGGGTTCATACCAATGTTACCAATGCATAATGATACTATACTTTTTCTAAAGGGCCAGGCAGAAATGATACTCCATAAATCATTACCTCAACTGGTTGACTCGCATGAGAAGTACATAAAGTCAGGAAATAACCTTTTGGATGTAACtagaaaagaaataataaGGATGTTAGGAGAGTTAAGTAGAACTTATGATGCCTTAGGAGAAATCTACCAATCGGAAAAAAAGTCCAAGTTGGAAAAGTACGACAtgtttcttgtttggataaagagaaaacatgaTATTAATCAAGATATAAATGAGATAATTGATAGTTCACCTGAAGGAGAAACCTATAGTTCCTTACTCAAAGAGTCGAAAGAGCTCTCTTATGAAATCGATCGTATGGAAAGGGAGTTACTGCATTTaagaaagaagaggaagTTAGTGAACCAGCAGTTGCTGGAGACAAAATCTCTCCTTGATATTAAATTAAACAAACACTATAATGAACTTGAAACACTGGAACAGAAGGAAGTGTTGGAaatatcttttctttataaaGAAAAGCTGCTGGTATCGAAGGACATGTCCGATGTAGAGGTCtttaaaaaattgaaaacacaaataACTTCTCTGGATAccttgatttcaaaaacagCAGACACACAATTAATGTTCGACCAAGCAGAAGCATATTTTactgatatttttgaagttATAAAAAAGATGGAGAATTCAATTCAAACTTTTATTAACGAATCTAAGTTGGATAATATTGGTCATGTACTATCAACAAATCGTGACTACTTGATTGAGAGATATGCTGCTATTGTAAAGATAGAAATGCCAGGGATAGCGATAATCATGAAGAATGAAATCAAGgcaattgaaaaggcaatGTCTATTCTTAACATTAATTTTGTAGCATATAACTTTGACAGCTCTTCCAAGGATTTTGCCCTTTCACAATTGAAGTTATCAGAAGATAGTACAGAACATTACCCGTCCATTCCGGCTAGTAATACTCCACCTTCTGATTCCAACAAAAGGTTCAATAGCACGTCAAAGAGTAAAACTCTGGCAGGTTCGCCCCCACCCGTTATAACTGCCGCTACTacaacaactacaacaactACTGCCACTACAACTGCAGCTTCAAAACCTAGTAAGTCCAACCTGAACATAATGGGGTTCAAATCGGCAAAAGTCAACAAATATAATCAATTATTAAACGAAATCAAAAGTTCCAAAGGTGAAAAAACTGACTGA